From the Nymphalis io chromosome 1, ilAglIoxx1.1, whole genome shotgun sequence genome, one window contains:
- the LOC126770858 gene encoding coiled-coil domain-containing protein 124, with the protein MPKKFAGENSKAVAARQRKENSKQEKEQKIKKIVEDAEWEDNDDKLKKKQQKKEEQEKKRLEQLQKKAEAKALLEKEMESLKGKVAPPPPKITRAQITQMKERTVKPEPEKPLPSKVVVEEPPLVENLNRLQIDGDVAQSVEEAISILTDKTDVDKHPEKRLKAAYTAFEEVTLPRLKAENPTLRLSQLKQMLRKEWLKSPQNPLNQKV; encoded by the exons ATGCCCAAGAAATTTGCAGGCGAGAACAGTAAAGCTGTGGCTGCTCGACAGCGAAAAGAAAATAGCAAGCAGGAAAAAGagcaaaaaattaagaaaatagtcGAGGATGCCGAGTGGGAAGATAATGATGAtaagctaaaaaaaaaacaacagaaaAAA GAAGAACAAGAAAAGAAGCGTCTTGAGCAACTTCAGAAGAAAGCTGAAGCAAAGGCTCTTCTGGAGAAAGAGATGGAGTCTTTGAAGGGTAAAGTCGCCCCTCCACCACCAAAAATTACCCGTGCACAAATTACACAGATGAAAGAAAGAACTGTCAAACCAGAACCAGAGAAACCTCTT CCATCCAAAGTTGTTGTGGAGGAACCCCCACTGGTTGAGAATCTCAACAGGCTACAAATTGATGGTGATGTTGCCCAGTCTGTTGAGGAAGCTATCTCTATACTTAC tgATAAGACTGATGTAGACAAGCATCCAGAGAAGAGGTTAAAGGCTGCTTACACAGCATTTGAAGAAGTTACACTGCCAAGGTTGAAAGCAGAAAATCCAACTCTAAGACTATCACAACTAAAGCAGATGTTAAGGAAAGAGTGGTTAAAGTCTCCGCAGAATCCTCTTAATCAAAAAGTATAA